CGACTCCAGAAGGGCGTTGCCACCGTTACCCCCAGGATCACCTGCAGGTACAGGGCATACCGGGTTTGGTTGATCCCCGCCCCCTCGAAGCTGTCCCGAAAGTCCACCCGCGCCGTCCCCACCGGGACCACGCGCACCGGGAGGCGGGGTCCCCACCCCGCCCAAAGGCCGTTTCCCAGCACCTGCCCCAGCGGAATATGCAACAACCACTGGTCCTGGCGGCGCATCTCTTCCTGCAGGGTGGCCAGTACCCGGGCCGCCATGCGCTGCAACAGAGCGGTATCGGGTTGGACATACCGCACCTGACCCTGATCCCCGGGTTGTACCCGGATAAGGGTCTGGTCCGAGAATTCCGCCATGGCCTGATCCAGGGCCCGGTAGACGGCCTGGTTGGCCAGCAGGACGGCCTCTCCTTCCGCGCGCGCCCAGAGGGACGGCATCACCCGCTGCGCGGCCACCCAACCAGCCAGGGCCAGGACCACCAGCAAGCTCCCCGCTATACCAAACCAGGCCCGGCTGCGCCGGGAAGCACGCCCCCTTCTTCCCGTTCCGCCCGGGATCCCGGCCGCCAGACGCCACTTGGGATACAGGAGAGAACGATACCACCAGCCCCGGAGACTCACGCTGTCATCCTCGCCAGCCAGCTTATGCCGGGCCGGCGGCCCGGGTGCCGTTACGGAGTCCAGCGCACCCGCACGAATCGTCGCCAGCCCACCTGGAGGATGCTACCGTCGGGGGCTTCGAGGGAGGCTTGCGGGTCTGTCACCTGTAGCCCGTTGAGGCGTACCCCCCCTTGCTCGATCAGGCGCCGGGCCTCGCTGTGCGAAGAGGCCAGTCCCGCCAGCACCAGCAATCGGGGCAGCCACACCAGCACGGGGGCGTCGGGGAGGGACCCGGGCATCTCAGGCACCCCGGCCTCCCGGAGGGAAATGGTCTTCTCGGGGACGTCGGCGGGGATCTCCCGGCGGGAGAACACACGCACGAAGCGCTCCTCGGCTGCCTCCGCCGCCCCGGTCCCGTGGTAGATGGTGACGATTTCGCGGGCCAGGCGCATCTTGGCCTCGCGGGGATTTAGTTGACCTGCCTCCATGTCGCGGGCCATAGCCCTGATCTCGGCCATGGGAACATCGGTGCAAAGTTCAAAGTAAGAAGGGAGCAGGCTGTCGGGAACCGACATCACCTTGCCGTACATCTGGTCGGGAGGTTCGGTGATGCCGATGTAATTGCCCAGGGACTTGGACATTTTCTGGACCCCGTCCAGCCCGACCAGGAGGGGCATGGTGAGCACCACCTGGGCCCCCAGGCCGTATTCCCGCATCACCTCCCGGGTAAGCAGGAAGTTGAAGGTCTGGTCAGTTCCCCCCAGTTCCACGTCGGTACGGGTGGCAATGGAATCGTAGGCCTGCGCCAGGGGGTAGAGGAACTCGTGTACGCTGATGGGCCGACCTTCCCGGAAGCGAGCGGCAAACTCGTCCCGCTCCAGCATGCGGGCCACCGTGTAGCGGGAGCAGAGTTCCACCACCTGGTAGAAGTTGAGCTTTCCCAGCCAGTGGGAGTTGAAGAGGATCTCGGTACGCTCCCGGTCCAGGATGCGGTAAACCTGTTCCTCGTAGGTGCGAGCGTTGGCGCGCACCTGCTCCTCGGTGAGGGGCTTGCGGGTCTCCGACCGCCCGGAGGGATCCCCGATGCGCCCGGTGAAATCCCCGATGATAAACATCACCAGGTGTCCCATATCCTGGAACTGGCGCAGCTTCCGCAGCACCACCGCGTGCCCCAGGTGGATGTCGGGGGCGCTGGGGTCGGCCCCCAGCTTGACCCGCAGAGGACGCCCGGTTTCCCGGGCCTCCTGGAGCTTGTGCTCCAGTTCCTCGGGCGACCACACCCCCACCGTACCCCGTAACAGCATCTCCATTTGCGCACGGATCTCGCTCAAACCTTCCCACTCCCCGTTCCCTACCTCGCGCCATTGTACCACGTGCTTGTCCCCCTGGCCAGGGGATGCGTACGCCGCGGACCAAGAAGACACCCGAACAGTGCCGTTGCGAGAATAGTAACTGCAGAGGCATTTACGTGAAACGTGTATCAATATGGCATCAAACCTGGAAAAAACCCGGAAGGAGGCGGACCACCCGGTGACGAAGAACAGGTACCGGAAGGAGGCATGGCTGCGTGCGTGCTGTGGTCAGGGTAGGCGTGGCCCTGTTTATCCTCGTCCTGGCCCTTACCCTGGGTGTGGGGGTCGGGTTCCTGGCCGCCGGCATCTACCGGGTTCGGCCCGTCCTGGCCGCCATGGAGCCGGATCCGGCCCTGTCCAGCCTGATTTATGACGCCAGCGGCAACCTGGTGACAGCCATACCGGGGCGGGAAAAGCGCATCTACGTGGACCTCAAGGATATCCCGCAACACGTGCAGGAGGCCTTCTTGGCCGCCGAGGATGCCCGCTTCCGCTACCATGCGGGAGTGGATTTCCGGGCCATCGCGCGCGCCCTCTGGGAGGACATCGCTTCCGGCCGCATTGCCCAGGGCGGCAGCACCATCACTCAGCAACTTGCCCGCAATGCCTTCCTGACCCAGGAACGTACGCTGAGCCGGAAAGTCCAGGAGGCCATCCTGGCCGTCATGCTGGAACGGGAGTACACCAAGGACCAGATCCTGGAGATGTATTTGAACCAGATATTCCTCGGCCACGGCGTCTACGGGGTGCAGGCAGCCGCTCAGCTCTACTTCGGGAAGGATGCCCGTGACCTCACGGTGGCAGAAGGAGCCATGCTGGCGGGCATCACGAGAGCTCCCAGTGTTTACTCTCCCTACGTGAACTTCTCCCTGGCCAAGCAGATGCAGTCGGTGGTACTGGACCAGATGGTCAAGTACGGGTTCCTCGACCGCGCCCTGGCAGACAAGGCGGCCGCCCAGCCCATCAAGCTGGTGGGTCTGGCTAACGCCCAGGCGTACCCGGCTCCCTGGTTCGTAGACTACGTGCTGGAATACCTGCTGGCCCGCTACCCGGCCGATCTGGTGTTCCACGGTGGCCTCAAAGTGTACACCACCCTGGACACCCGTATCCAGAAGGCAGCCGAGCAGGCCGTCAAGCTGCTGGACCGCCCCTTCCCTCTCAAGGAAGACCAGCCCTCGGTCCAAGCGGCCGTGGTGGTCATGGATACGGAAACGGGGTACTTGCGGGCCATCGTGGGCGGCCGCGACCATCGTAAGCTACGCGCATTTAACCGCATCCTGGCCAAGAGACAGCCCGGTTCGGCGTTCAAGCCCATCATCGATTATGCCGCCGCCTTCGAGGCCGGCTGGGGAACGGGGATGCTGGTGGACGATGCCCCCGCCGCCTGGCCGGACCCGTACTCTCCAGACGGCTTCTTTCGACCCAACAACTACGACTCCAAGTTTGAGGGGCTCATGACCGTGCGGCGGGCGCTGGAAGAGTCCCGCAACGTGCCCGCGGTGAAGGTACTCGACGCCATCGGTGTTAGGGCAGGAGTGGAGATGGCCCAGAGGCTGGGGATCACCACCCTGGTCACCTCCGGCAAACACAATGACATGGGCCTGGCCACGGCCCTGGGCGGGGTGACGGAAGGAGTGCGGCCGCTGGACATGGCCGTGGCATTCGCCGCCTTCGCCAACGGAGGGGTAAGGGTGCAGCCCCTGGCCGTGCTCAAGGTCGTGGACAGGGATGGCAACGTGCTCGAGCAGTCCCAGCCCCAGCGTCAGGTGGTGATCTCCCGGGAAACGGCGTACATGATGACCGACTGCCTGAAGGGGGTGATGACCAAACCGTGGGGAACGGGCCGGGCGGCGGCCATCGGACGGCCAGCCGCGGGCAAGACGGGAACGACCAGCGACTGGCGGGATGCCTGGTTCGTCGGGTACACGCCCCAACTCGTGACCGCGGTGTGGATGGGTTATGACGAGGACAAAACCATGCCTCCGGGCACCACCGGGGGCGGGTACCCCGCCCGCATCTGGAAGGAAGTCATGACCGAGGCCACCCGGAACCTGCCCCCCCTCGATTGGGAAAAGCCCGCAGGCCTGGTATCCCTTCCCGTATGCAACAAATCGGGCAAGCTGCCTTCGCCCCTTTGCCCCGACGACCAGGTGACCCAAGAGCTCTTCCACCGGGGTACAGAGCCCACGGGCATTTGTGATGTGCACGTACTGGTCACGATTTGCCCCGAAAGTGGCTTGCTGGCCACCCCGTTCTGCCCCAACCCGCAGGAGAAGGTGATGATCCGGCGCCCCCAGGTCTACCCCGCCGATCCCAAGGGAAGAGTGCCACTCGACGCCGCAGAAGAGGCGCCCCGGGAGTACTGCGGGGTTCATGCTTCCGGTGGACCAGTCCTTCCCGGAAGCCGTCCTTCCGTTCTTCCTCCTCCGGCTTCTCCTCCGTGAAGGCTTTCCGCGCGTTCCCGCAGGGAGATGCTACGCCATGAGTGTAAGCGATCCCAAGATCTCTGCTCTGGCTACCGTGGGGGAACTTGCTGCTACTCTGGTACATGAAATAAAGGGGCCCCTCGCCGTCGCGGACGGTTACATACAACTCCTGCACAACCAGATCCATGATGTAAGGTGCCGGGACATTTGCCAGAAGGTGAGGAGTCAACTGGAACACATTGACCACCTCGTCCAGGGACTTCTGTTCCTGGCCCGCTCCCAACGACCCAACTGGCGACTGTGCCGGGCCGACGAGATCGTCAAGAATGCCATCAGCCTGATCCAGGCCACGGCCCTTGCCCGCGGTGTGGAGATCCGCGTCACCGGGCTGGCCCGCGCCCCCGAGATCTGCGCCGACGCCGGTCAGATGACCCACGTCATCCTGAACCTCGTGCTCAACGCCCTGGAAGCTATGCCTTCCGGGGGCACCGTCTGGGTGCGCCTGCGTTGCCTGCCGTCGTCCCGCGGGCTCGTCATCACCGTCGCGGATAACGGGCCGGGGATCCCGCACGAGATCAGGAGCAGGCTGTTCCAACCCTTCGTGACCACCAAAGAAGGAGGGACCGGGCTGGGACTGACCATCTGCCGCAATATCGTCAGCCAGCACGGCGGCAACATCCGCATCCGCAGCGGCAAGAGGGGGACCATCGTACAGGTCAGCCTGCCCCCGGCAGATACCCGCCTGGTGGCCCCCGAGCGCTCGGCGGCGCCCGTCGCCAGTTGCTGAACGGGGGCTCGCCTCCGGGTTCGCAGGCGATGGCGGGGGGAACATTGCATCCCGCGGACAAGCAGGGCTGGCCGGGAGTATCGGTGATCATACCGGTGGCCCCCTGCTCGGCAGACCCCGCCGGGCGTGGGAAACTGCCTGCGGTCCAGAGCATGAAGCGGCAGCAATACCCGGGGCCCCTGGAAGTGATCGTCGCCAGTGCCCTACTGCCGCCCGACAACCCCGCACCCGCGGCGGGCTATCCGGCCGCGGCCGAGCCCGATGCCAGCGGCGGGCCGCCCGCGAGCGCTACGGACAAGGTGCGCAACCTCTGGACCGGGGTCAAGCGGGCTCGTCACCGCATCCTCGTCTTCTGCGACGCCGACGTGGAAGTGCCATCCACCCTCCTGCGCGAACTCGTACAGGCCTTGTCCCAACCGGAGGCGGGACTCTCCTACGCGCTACCTTGCTGGACGGGGGCGCGATCGGGAGGTCCCCTCCTCCTTCAGGCCTGGGCAAACGCCCAGGTGGGTGCCTTCCTGCTCCCCATCGCCAGGTACGCCCGGCGACGACCGGTCACCGGAGCCCTGGTGGTCATCCCCCGGCAAGTGCTGGAGGAGATAGGCGGCGTGGCGGCCCTCGCTGGCTACCTGGCAGACGATGCCCGTCTGGGGGACCTGGTACAGACCGCGGGGTACCGGGCCATCCCTTGCGGTTGGGTCCGGGTGGCGAGCGGGAACCGGGGCTGGGGAGAGGCTCTGTCCACCTTCCTGCGCTGGCTCCTCACCCTGCGCCACCACACCCCTCTCGCTTACACCCTGTCGTATCTCACCCACTGGGTGACTGCCGGCCTCATCTGGGGCCTGTGGATGCAAGCCCGGGGAGCAAACCCCCTCTGCGCCTGGGTGCCCCTGGTGGCAGCGGCTGTGGCCCGCGTGTGGTCGGCGTCTCTTCCGGCCCGGTATGCACGTGCCCCCGATCCCTGGGTGGCCGTGCTGGCGCCCCTCGCGGATCTGGTGGCCGCGGTACTGTGGCCGGCTCCCCTCCTGGTGCGCCGGGTCACCTGGGCGGGAACCACCTTCCGCGTCCTCGGCGGGGGACGCGTCCTCCCCGTGCGCGCACCGGGTGATACAGGGACCTCGCACGCGACGAAACGAAACAGCCCCGCGGGACGTCAATAAATGGCGAGAATCCAGGA
The sequence above is drawn from the Bacillota bacterium genome and encodes:
- a CDS encoding ATP-binding protein, translated to MSVSDPKISALATVGELAATLVHEIKGPLAVADGYIQLLHNQIHDVRCRDICQKVRSQLEHIDHLVQGLLFLARSQRPNWRLCRADEIVKNAISLIQATALARGVEIRVTGLARAPEICADAGQMTHVILNLVLNALEAMPSGGTVWVRLRCLPSSRGLVITVADNGPGIPHEIRSRLFQPFVTTKEGGTGLGLTICRNIVSQHGGNIRIRSGKRGTIVQVSLPPADTRLVAPERSAAPVASC
- a CDS encoding penicillin-binding protein 1A; translated protein: MRAVVRVGVALFILVLALTLGVGVGFLAAGIYRVRPVLAAMEPDPALSSLIYDASGNLVTAIPGREKRIYVDLKDIPQHVQEAFLAAEDARFRYHAGVDFRAIARALWEDIASGRIAQGGSTITQQLARNAFLTQERTLSRKVQEAILAVMLEREYTKDQILEMYLNQIFLGHGVYGVQAAAQLYFGKDARDLTVAEGAMLAGITRAPSVYSPYVNFSLAKQMQSVVLDQMVKYGFLDRALADKAAAQPIKLVGLANAQAYPAPWFVDYVLEYLLARYPADLVFHGGLKVYTTLDTRIQKAAEQAVKLLDRPFPLKEDQPSVQAAVVVMDTETGYLRAIVGGRDHRKLRAFNRILAKRQPGSAFKPIIDYAAAFEAGWGTGMLVDDAPAAWPDPYSPDGFFRPNNYDSKFEGLMTVRRALEESRNVPAVKVLDAIGVRAGVEMAQRLGITTLVTSGKHNDMGLATALGGVTEGVRPLDMAVAFAAFANGGVRVQPLAVLKVVDRDGNVLEQSQPQRQVVISRETAYMMTDCLKGVMTKPWGTGRAAAIGRPAAGKTGTTSDWRDAWFVGYTPQLVTAVWMGYDEDKTMPPGTTGGGYPARIWKEVMTEATRNLPPLDWEKPAGLVSLPVCNKSGKLPSPLCPDDQVTQELFHRGTEPTGICDVHVLVTICPESGLLATPFCPNPQEKVMIRRPQVYPADPKGRVPLDAAEEAPREYCGVHASGGPVLPGSRPSVLPPPASPP
- a CDS encoding glycosyltransferase, which gives rise to MKRQQYPGPLEVIVASALLPPDNPAPAAGYPAAAEPDASGGPPASATDKVRNLWTGVKRARHRILVFCDADVEVPSTLLRELVQALSQPEAGLSYALPCWTGARSGGPLLLQAWANAQVGAFLLPIARYARRRPVTGALVVIPRQVLEEIGGVAALAGYLADDARLGDLVQTAGYRAIPCGWVRVASGNRGWGEALSTFLRWLLTLRHHTPLAYTLSYLTHWVTAGLIWGLWMQARGANPLCAWVPLVAAAVARVWSASLPARYARAPDPWVAVLAPLADLVAAVLWPAPLLVRRVTWAGTTFRVLGGGRVLPVRAPGDTGTSHATKRNSPAGRQ
- the tyrS gene encoding tyrosine--tRNA ligase; protein product: MVQWREVGNGEWEGLSEIRAQMEMLLRGTVGVWSPEELEHKLQEARETGRPLRVKLGADPSAPDIHLGHAVVLRKLRQFQDMGHLVMFIIGDFTGRIGDPSGRSETRKPLTEEQVRANARTYEEQVYRILDRERTEILFNSHWLGKLNFYQVVELCSRYTVARMLERDEFAARFREGRPISVHEFLYPLAQAYDSIATRTDVELGGTDQTFNFLLTREVMREYGLGAQVVLTMPLLVGLDGVQKMSKSLGNYIGITEPPDQMYGKVMSVPDSLLPSYFELCTDVPMAEIRAMARDMEAGQLNPREAKMRLAREIVTIYHGTGAAEAAEERFVRVFSRREIPADVPEKTISLREAGVPEMPGSLPDAPVLVWLPRLLVLAGLASSHSEARRLIEQGGVRLNGLQVTDPQASLEAPDGSILQVGWRRFVRVRWTP
- the yunB gene encoding sporulation protein YunB, encoding MSLRGWWYRSLLYPKWRLAAGIPGGTGRRGRASRRSRAWFGIAGSLLVVLALAGWVAAQRVMPSLWARAEGEAVLLANQAVYRALDQAMAEFSDQTLIRVQPGDQGQVRYVQPDTALLQRMAARVLATLQEEMRRQDQWLLHIPLGQVLGNGLWAGWGPRLPVRVVPVGTARVDFRDSFEGAGINQTRYALYLQVILGVTVATPFWSRWVETTCSVPVAQAVIVGEVPAGMLYVPPVPSGVR